A genome region from Tolypothrix sp. PCC 7712 includes the following:
- a CDS encoding mechanosensitive ion channel — protein sequence MNTTWLGITQVLDIGWSIRVQQLLAQSPSLPPEQSVVNQGIGEVRGIVDQIILFTPRLLGAAAILLIGWLIAAIIAAVTRGILNRTDIDNRIASGVTGRDNVPNVEQLISGLVFWSIILLTAVAVLQTLGLEVASRPLNNFVDQLAGFLPKLFGAAILLGVAWLLATVVKLVTIRGLQVLRFDERLNQQAQDADSTPGLNQLSVTETIGNALYWFIFLLFIVPVLDTLGLREALQPVKALITEILSILPNILAATLIAAVGWFVANLIRRVVTNLLITTGIDHLGSRFGLSPNVGAQPLSNILGTVVYILILIPVAIAALNALKIEAISVPAIAMLQQVLNALPAIFTAIGILIIGYFLGRFVSEVVTSILTSLGFNNIFSVLGLPSPRRTAVYTEAGAPVTTPTRTPSEIVGIIVFVGILLFATVAAVNILNIPALTALVSGILIIFGRILSGLVVFGIGLFLANLAFSIIVSSESAQARILGQVARIAILTLVSAMALRQIGVASDIVNLAFGLLLGAIAVAIALAFGLGGRDVAREQVKEWLDSFKSKG from the coding sequence GAGGAATTGTAGACCAGATAATTCTGTTTACACCTCGCTTGCTAGGAGCAGCAGCCATTCTGTTAATTGGTTGGCTAATTGCTGCAATTATTGCCGCAGTCACTAGGGGAATCCTCAATCGCACTGATATAGATAACCGCATCGCTTCAGGAGTAACAGGCCGGGACAATGTTCCCAATGTGGAACAATTAATCTCCGGCTTAGTTTTTTGGAGTATTATTCTTCTGACTGCGGTAGCTGTTCTACAGACTTTAGGGCTAGAGGTAGCTTCTCGACCATTAAATAATTTTGTCGATCAGCTTGCAGGGTTTTTGCCAAAGTTGTTTGGTGCAGCAATTCTTTTGGGCGTTGCTTGGTTATTAGCTACCGTTGTGAAGCTGGTAACGATTCGGGGACTACAAGTGTTGAGGTTTGATGAGCGTTTGAATCAACAAGCGCAAGATGCTGACTCTACACCAGGACTGAATCAGTTATCTGTTACAGAAACAATTGGTAATGCTCTGTACTGGTTCATCTTTTTACTATTTATTGTCCCGGTGTTAGATACTCTGGGGCTAAGGGAAGCATTACAACCAGTCAAAGCTCTGATTACAGAGATTTTGTCAATTCTGCCCAATATTTTAGCTGCAACATTAATTGCGGCTGTGGGTTGGTTTGTGGCTAATCTCATTCGTCGGGTTGTTACCAATTTATTGATTACAACTGGAATCGACCATTTGGGTAGTCGTTTTGGACTTTCGCCCAATGTCGGAGCGCAACCACTGTCGAATATTCTCGGCACTGTGGTTTATATTTTGATTTTGATTCCTGTTGCGATCGCAGCACTGAATGCTTTGAAAATTGAGGCGATTTCAGTCCCTGCGATCGCCATGTTACAACAGGTGCTTAATGCCTTACCTGCAATTTTTACAGCCATCGGCATTCTGATTATTGGCTATTTCTTGGGAAGGTTTGTCTCGGAAGTCGTCACGAGTATCCTTACCAGTTTAGGCTTCAACAACATTTTTTCAGTGCTGGGTTTGCCATCTCCAAGACGAACAGCAGTCTACACGGAAGCCGGCGCACCAGTAACTACACCCACCCGTACCCCATCAGAAATTGTCGGTATTATTGTCTTCGTCGGCATTTTACTCTTTGCGACGGTAGCAGCTGTCAATATCCTCAATATTCCTGCACTCACAGCGCTAGTATCGGGAATCTTGATTATATTCGGCAGAATTTTATCGGGATTAGTGGTATTTGGTATTGGGCTATTCTTAGCAAACCTAGCTTTTAGCATCATTGTCAGCTCCGAAAGTGCCCAAGCCAGGATTTTAGGACAAGTAGCACGGATTGCCATCCTGACTTTAGTCTCAGCAATGGCACTGCGACAGATTGGCGTAGCCAGCGATATTGTAAATTTAGCATTTGGGCTTTTACTCGGTGCGATCGCAGTGGCTATTGCCCTAGCTTTTGGTCTTGGCGGTCGAGATGTAGCCCGCGAACAAGTTAAAGAGTGGTTAGACTCTTTTAAGAGTAAGGGCTAA
- a CDS encoding neutral zinc metallopeptidase, giving the protein MRWEFGRRSTNVEDRRGARISAPVVGGGIGAVILSVIVALLGGDPSVIWEQQPSDRPDSQSSQTQRSANSDRMADFVSVVLADTEDTWSSLFQQQGKTYREPTLVLYSDAVESACGFTRSAVGPFYCPSDQKLYIDLSFYGDLKNRYQAPGDFAQAYVVAHEVGHHVQNLMGISQQVRTLQRQADEVEANQLSVRQELQADCFAGVWAYHADRSRQILESGDIEEALNAASSIGDDRLQNQARGYVIPESFTHGSSAQRVRWFKRGIQTGNPEQCNTFKTTNL; this is encoded by the coding sequence ATGCGCTGGGAATTTGGGCGAAGAAGTACCAATGTTGAAGACAGGCGAGGAGCTAGGATTTCGGCTCCTGTGGTGGGAGGTGGTATCGGAGCAGTTATTTTATCTGTGATAGTTGCTTTATTAGGTGGCGATCCTAGCGTCATTTGGGAGCAACAACCAAGCGATCGCCCTGACTCGCAATCTTCCCAAACCCAACGTTCCGCAAATAGCGATCGCATGGCTGATTTTGTTTCCGTTGTCCTCGCAGATACAGAAGATACCTGGAGCAGCTTGTTTCAGCAACAAGGAAAAACTTATCGGGAACCGACTTTAGTTTTATATTCGGATGCGGTGGAATCGGCTTGCGGCTTTACGCGATCGGCTGTTGGGCCTTTTTATTGTCCTAGCGATCAAAAGCTCTACATAGATTTAAGCTTTTATGGGGATCTAAAAAATCGCTACCAAGCACCAGGAGATTTTGCCCAAGCTTATGTAGTTGCTCATGAAGTTGGACACCATGTCCAAAATCTCATGGGAATTTCTCAACAGGTACGAACCTTGCAGCGTCAAGCTGATGAAGTAGAAGCCAATCAACTTTCAGTGCGCCAAGAATTACAAGCTGATTGTTTTGCTGGAGTTTGGGCATATCATGCCGATCGCTCACGTCAAATTCTAGAATCAGGTGATATTGAAGAAGCGCTCAATGCTGCAAGCAGTATTGGAGACGATCGCTTACAAAATCAAGCTAGAGGATACGTGATTCCTGAATCCTTCACTCACGGTAGTTCGGCTCAAAGAGTCCGTTGGTTTAAACGCGGTATTCAAACAGGTAATCCTGAACAATGTAATACTTTTAAAACCACAAATCTTTAA
- a CDS encoding cyclic nucleotide-binding domain-containing protein: MTSPDTVWLQERTALEILSPTVLEAIAQVMELQVVPANTTLVSEGSPPQALYVVQSGQLESEPSETNSALPRGFLPGEVIHLKELLLDESTPFAITTLSECQLWVVPADKFRALVTQYPEINQAFFRLLAQELAEVTSALSYEQERAVALRPYLVTKAQRGIVGTSRYAIRLREQIREASSDRKSVEIFGEPGLEKDNIATLIHFSSPQRREPIIKINCGILQTSGAELFGRAGGKPGLLEWLGEGSLILNNLQELPTELLPEVANLLTTNTYTPISRPGEPKAEPRSSQARILIVSEKADSQIERCIGHVMKVPPLRVRKADIKAQVEYYISLYSRARGLSKPHITPEALRRLQTYDFPGNLKELKNLVERAIVQVGEGKELTEEIFWSAEPQKKQFRVNLLNAYPGLRRFLRSDWWPDRINYGFTFAAFAFLLGVLFIGPQTRDRNFALNLFWAWWWPFFLFLFPFLGRIWCSVCPFMIYGEITQKLSLKLFPRKLQRWPREEAEKWGGWFLFGLFTLIFLWEELWKLEDTAYLSGCLLLLITAGAMIFSALFERRFWCRYLCPIGGMNGLFAKLSMTELRAQQGICSASCTTYQCYKGGPQKGEGMETNGCPLYSHPAQLEDNKDCVLCMTCLKACPHRSVEFNLRPPGIELWTTHVAHNYEVALLFLLLGGIYLHRLPELQAWLGLNLDLTIFWQHLGLSVVVLIIPAAICLLAYGFTQLFNSGRKPKKFIELAYGYLPLVLGGNFAHYLRLGLGEGGRILPVTFATFGLNGEQLPVLIAHPAVIDFLQGSTLIISVLLTVVLTQNIARQPLKALLWQHLATIGLAVSMWMIIVF, translated from the coding sequence ATGACATCTCCAGATACAGTGTGGCTACAAGAACGTACAGCTTTAGAAATTCTCTCACCTACGGTTTTAGAAGCGATCGCTCAGGTGATGGAGTTACAAGTTGTGCCAGCTAACACTACTCTAGTAAGCGAAGGTTCTCCTCCGCAAGCACTTTATGTTGTCCAAAGTGGTCAGTTAGAAAGCGAACCTAGTGAAACTAACTCAGCCTTACCTCGGGGATTTCTCCCGGGAGAAGTGATTCACCTCAAAGAATTACTGTTAGATGAATCAACACCATTTGCAATTACTACCCTCTCAGAATGTCAATTATGGGTTGTACCTGCGGATAAATTTCGCGCTTTAGTCACTCAATACCCAGAAATTAATCAAGCTTTTTTCCGGCTATTGGCGCAAGAATTGGCTGAGGTAACATCGGCTTTAAGCTATGAACAAGAACGTGCTGTAGCTTTGCGACCATATTTAGTCACCAAGGCTCAACGGGGAATTGTGGGTACAAGTCGGTATGCTATACGTTTGCGGGAGCAAATCCGAGAAGCTAGCAGCGATCGCAAATCTGTAGAAATCTTTGGCGAACCTGGGTTAGAAAAAGATAATATTGCGACTTTAATTCACTTTAGTTCTCCGCAGCGGCGAGAGCCAATTATTAAAATCAATTGTGGTATTCTGCAAACCAGTGGCGCAGAGTTATTCGGACGCGCTGGCGGAAAACCAGGATTATTGGAATGGTTAGGGGAAGGTAGTTTAATTCTCAATAATCTCCAAGAATTGCCAACAGAATTATTACCGGAAGTCGCCAATTTACTCACTACAAATACATATACTCCTATTAGTCGTCCGGGAGAACCCAAAGCGGAACCACGTAGCAGTCAAGCCAGAATTCTTATTGTTTCTGAAAAAGCTGATTCTCAGATTGAGCGCTGTATCGGTCATGTAATGAAAGTACCGCCTCTGCGGGTACGCAAAGCTGATATTAAAGCACAGGTGGAATATTACATCAGTCTCTACAGCCGTGCGCGCGGTTTATCCAAACCGCATATTACCCCCGAAGCCTTACGCCGCCTACAGACTTACGACTTCCCGGGTAATCTTAAAGAATTGAAAAATTTAGTGGAACGGGCGATCGTCCAAGTAGGAGAAGGGAAAGAACTCACAGAAGAAATCTTTTGGTCAGCCGAACCCCAGAAAAAGCAATTTCGCGTTAATTTATTAAATGCTTATCCTGGTTTGCGGAGGTTCTTACGTAGTGACTGGTGGCCCGATCGCATTAATTATGGTTTTACCTTTGCAGCCTTCGCTTTTTTGCTTGGTGTATTATTTATTGGCCCTCAAACACGCGATCGCAATTTTGCTTTAAATCTGTTTTGGGCTTGGTGGTGGCCGTTCTTTCTTTTCCTCTTCCCTTTTCTGGGGCGCATCTGGTGTTCTGTATGCCCGTTTATGATTTACGGTGAAATTACGCAAAAATTATCGCTGAAGTTGTTTCCGCGAAAACTCCAGCGCTGGCCACGAGAAGAAGCTGAGAAATGGGGTGGCTGGTTTTTATTTGGGCTATTTACCCTGATTTTCTTATGGGAAGAACTCTGGAAGTTAGAAGATACAGCTTACCTTTCGGGTTGCTTGCTGCTATTAATCACCGCTGGGGCAATGATATTTTCCGCCCTGTTTGAGCGCAGGTTTTGGTGCCGCTATCTTTGTCCCATCGGCGGCATGAATGGATTATTTGCTAAACTCTCAATGACAGAACTCCGCGCCCAGCAAGGAATTTGTTCCGCCAGTTGTACGACTTACCAATGCTACAAAGGCGGGCCGCAAAAAGGTGAGGGCATGGAAACCAACGGCTGTCCTTTGTACTCCCATCCTGCACAATTAGAAGATAACAAAGATTGTGTCCTGTGCATGACCTGCCTGAAAGCCTGTCCCCATCGTTCCGTCGAGTTTAACTTACGTCCCCCAGGAATTGAACTCTGGACAACTCATGTTGCCCATAACTATGAAGTAGCGCTGTTATTTTTGCTCTTGGGTGGTATATATCTGCATCGCTTGCCAGAATTACAAGCTTGGTTAGGTTTAAACCTAGATTTAACAATTTTTTGGCAGCATTTAGGATTGTCTGTGGTAGTGTTGATTATTCCGGCAGCGATTTGCTTACTAGCTTACGGCTTCACGCAACTGTTTAATTCTGGACGAAAACCTAAAAAATTTATTGAGCTTGCTTATGGTTACCTACCATTAGTATTAGGAGGTAACTTTGCCCATTATCTGCGTTTAGGTTTAGGAGAAGGTGGGCGAATTCTTCCTGTAACTTTTGCTACCTTTGGTTTAAATGGAGAACAGTTACCCGTATTGATAGCACACCCCGCAGTAATTGACTTTCTGCAAGGCAGCACCCTGATTATATCCGTGTTGCTAACCGTAGTATTAACGCAAAACATCGCACGTCAACCGCTGAAAGCCCTACTCTGGCAACATTTAGCAACGATTGGGCTGGCTGTTAGTATGTGGATGATTATCGTTTTTTAA
- a CDS encoding XisI protein, with the protein MEKIEQYRQSIEELLISHADSDSSDLDIESQLILDTKNAHYQLLELGWEGMKRIYNCVMHLDIKDGKIWIQRNMIDVDIAQELLEIGIKKEDIVLGLHPPYKRPYTGYGVA; encoded by the coding sequence ATGGAGAAAATAGAACAGTATCGCCAAAGTATCGAAGAACTGTTAATTTCTCATGCTGATTCTGACTCTAGTGATTTAGATATAGAATCTCAGTTAATTCTTGATACAAAAAACGCTCATTACCAGTTATTAGAACTTGGGTGGGAGGGAATGAAGCGAATTTATAACTGTGTAATGCACTTAGACATCAAGGATGGCAAAATTTGGATTCAGCGCAACATGATAGATGTTGATATTGCCCAAGAATTATTAGAGATAGGTATAAAAAAAGAAGATATTGTGTTGGGATTACATCCACCTTATAAGCGTCCCTATACAGGATATGGTGTGGCTTAG
- a CDS encoding IS701 family transposase, with the protein MVQPRPAAPTVKFVDEYCQWYKSLFPDVRSFEAFKYLHVGCISDLKRKTLPEIAKIVGLDNQQGLHHFLTTSPWDIEKLRTLRLELILQVLKGRPIILIIDETGDKKKGSKTDYVKRQYIGNLGKTDNGIVAVTVYGVFCGMTFPLLFEVYKPRERLQAGDKYRTKPEIAAILIKKLQSMGFKFNLVLADSLYGESGKNFISVLDELNLNYIVAIRSNHYVEILPRQHIQYLKWQKFQRVFSDLSRENRFIREIIPGKRGELRYWQITTDPENLPDNTTWYVMSKYPDITPREVGNFYGLRTWVEYGLKQSKNELGWSDFRLTHYPDIERWWEIICSAYLMVSLHSEQLFQSPSQRESKFVSHPWWDNGNGWKNILNNLRLIIQPFTLFNLIYPWLTVFPIPQLALGFFKLQSIIYSLTSSIFISLIHPDFYFSSA; encoded by the coding sequence ATGGTACAGCCCCGTCCAGCCGCACCAACAGTCAAATTTGTGGACGAATATTGCCAGTGGTATAAAAGTCTGTTTCCAGATGTTAGGAGTTTCGAGGCTTTTAAATATCTCCATGTAGGCTGCATTTCTGATCTAAAACGTAAAACATTGCCAGAAATAGCAAAAATCGTAGGATTAGATAACCAGCAAGGGTTGCATCATTTTCTAACTACATCACCTTGGGATATAGAAAAGTTAAGAACCTTAAGGTTAGAGTTAATTTTACAAGTGCTAAAAGGTAGACCAATCATTTTAATTATTGATGAGACAGGGGATAAAAAGAAAGGGAGCAAGACAGATTATGTGAAACGGCAGTATATAGGAAATTTGGGAAAAACAGATAATGGAATTGTGGCAGTGACAGTATATGGTGTTTTCTGTGGGATGACATTTCCATTACTGTTTGAAGTGTATAAACCCAGGGAAAGATTACAGGCAGGAGATAAGTACCGCACTAAACCAGAAATAGCAGCAATACTGATAAAAAAGCTACAATCAATGGGTTTTAAATTCAACTTAGTACTTGCAGATAGCTTATATGGAGAGAGTGGTAAGAATTTCATATCTGTATTAGATGAACTAAACTTGAACTATATAGTAGCGATTCGGTCAAATCATTATGTAGAAATACTTCCACGACAACATATTCAATATTTAAAGTGGCAGAAGTTTCAAAGGGTATTCTCTGACTTGAGTCGGGAAAATCGATTTATTAGAGAAATTATTCCGGGAAAACGTGGAGAACTTAGATATTGGCAAATTACTACAGATCCAGAAAATTTGCCTGATAACACTACTTGGTATGTGATGAGTAAATATCCAGACATTACGCCAAGAGAAGTTGGAAATTTTTACGGTTTAAGAACTTGGGTCGAGTACGGGTTAAAACAAAGTAAGAATGAATTAGGTTGGTCAGATTTTCGCCTGACTCACTACCCAGATATTGAGCGATGGTGGGAAATTATTTGCAGTGCTTATTTAATGGTTAGTCTGCATTCGGAGCAACTGTTTCAGTCTCCATCACAACGAGAGTCAAAATTTGTTTCACATCCTTGGTGGGATAATGGAAATGGCTGGAAGAACATTCTTAACAATCTTCGTTTGATTATTCAACCTTTTACTTTATTTAATCTGATATATCCCTGGTTAACGGTTTTTCCTATTCCTCAATTAGCTTTGGGTTTTTTTAAACTTCAATCTATTATTTATAGCCTCACCAGTTCAATTTTTATATCCCTGATTCACCCTGATTTCTACTTTTCCTCTGCCTAG
- a CDS encoding sucrase ferredoxin, with protein MNTFFCSDNSKQIGEDLIGSATNSETYILVECPPPWTSEAFNSKWVPSNLKALVDDVKRAKLPIRFLLIANDLSHKVEQTTLLIYQKQKGLSQGYRKHEFQLANIEQVATLLKKFLWGNVSDYERETKVTRDILVCTHGSHDKCCARYGNPFYFYAEETIAHSGLENVRIWKSSHFGGHRFAPTMIDLPEGRYYGNLDQDTFKSILTRTGDIQLFNQVYRGWGILPASLQILEKELILRHGWDWFNYAVTGKILEQSLDNQTLLAELSFEDNSGSLYTYKAKLVKDEKRTVEVKSSCNAKESSVVLKYSIAALCLDSRKVVSLSA; from the coding sequence ATGAATACTTTTTTCTGTTCAGACAATTCTAAACAAATAGGAGAAGATTTAATTGGTAGCGCTACCAATTCCGAAACTTATATTTTAGTTGAATGTCCACCACCTTGGACTTCAGAAGCTTTTAATTCTAAATGGGTACCTAGTAATTTAAAGGCTTTGGTAGATGATGTAAAACGTGCTAAATTACCAATTCGCTTTCTATTAATTGCAAATGATTTATCGCATAAAGTCGAACAAACAACTCTGTTAATTTACCAAAAACAAAAGGGCTTAAGTCAAGGATACCGTAAGCATGAATTTCAGCTAGCGAATATTGAGCAAGTAGCAACGCTACTAAAGAAATTCTTATGGGGTAATGTTTCTGATTATGAAAGAGAAACTAAAGTTACTAGAGATATTTTAGTATGTACTCACGGCAGCCATGATAAATGCTGTGCAAGATATGGTAATCCTTTTTATTTCTACGCTGAAGAAACTATTGCTCATTCAGGCTTAGAAAATGTGCGGATTTGGAAATCAAGTCATTTTGGTGGACATCGATTTGCGCCGACAATGATTGATTTACCAGAAGGACGCTATTATGGTAATTTAGACCAAGATACTTTTAAATCAATTTTGACTCGAACCGGAGATATTCAGTTATTTAATCAAGTTTATCGCGGCTGGGGAATTTTGCCAGCATCCTTGCAAATTTTAGAAAAGGAATTAATTCTGCGTCATGGATGGGATTGGTTCAATTACGCAGTAACAGGTAAAATTCTGGAACAAAGTTTAGATAATCAGACTTTATTAGCTGAACTGAGTTTTGAAGATAATTCAGGTTCGCTATATACTTACAAAGCTAAGTTAGTGAAGGATGAAAAGAGAACTGTGGAAGTGAAGAGTTCTTGTAATGCTAAAGAATCCTCAGTAGTTCTTAAGTATTCTATAGCTGCACTTTGCCTAGATTCTAGAAAAGTTGTGAGTTTAAGCGCTTAA